Proteins encoded within one genomic window of Amycolatopsis nigrescens CSC17Ta-90:
- a CDS encoding alpha/beta hydrolase family protein, whose product MKHRSLAGVMTAVLAGALFTAPARADAVPTPSPSVTLRLPAPGGDHPIGMATLHLEDHKRADPWVPDEHRELMVSLWYPARKPSDTPSRYMTAAESTMYLEANDIPVPSDVLSTVVTHATVGAKPVRTHAKRPLVLLSPGFGLPRATLSGLAEELASRGYIVAGIGHNYEADGITFPDGHTTSCVTCANRDHAKVGAVRAADVSFVLDQLTERSKAWRYGDLIDTDRIAMVGHSAGGYSTIPAMLSDRRIKAAVNMDGNFRYPNDTPVNRPMLMLGKPSHVPGGLDPTWDETWSELTGWKRWLSVDSVEHLSFTDMAPLAEQFDIPIQDLDGERCDAIIRAYITALVDRHLRGRNEPLLDRPSAQYPEVRFHQP is encoded by the coding sequence ATGAAACACAGATCACTGGCCGGTGTCATGACAGCGGTCTTGGCCGGCGCCTTGTTCACCGCGCCCGCCCGGGCGGACGCGGTGCCGACACCGTCGCCCTCGGTCACCCTGCGACTGCCCGCGCCTGGCGGCGACCATCCGATCGGCATGGCCACGCTACATCTCGAGGACCACAAGCGTGCTGACCCGTGGGTGCCCGACGAACACCGGGAACTGATGGTCTCCCTCTGGTATCCGGCCAGGAAGCCCTCAGACACGCCCTCGAGGTACATGACCGCCGCCGAGTCCACGATGTATCTCGAGGCCAACGACATTCCCGTGCCGTCGGATGTGCTGAGCACCGTGGTCACCCACGCCACCGTCGGCGCCAAACCCGTACGAACCCATGCCAAGCGTCCTCTGGTCCTGCTCTCCCCGGGCTTCGGCCTGCCTCGCGCAACGCTCAGCGGGCTCGCCGAAGAGCTGGCCAGCCGCGGCTACATCGTCGCCGGGATCGGCCACAACTACGAGGCGGACGGCATCACGTTCCCGGACGGGCACACCACCAGCTGCGTAACATGCGCAAACCGCGATCATGCCAAGGTCGGGGCCGTCCGTGCCGCGGACGTGTCCTTTGTGCTCGACCAGCTCACCGAAAGATCCAAGGCATGGCGGTATGGGGATCTGATCGACACGGACCGCATCGCCATGGTCGGTCACTCCGCAGGCGGCTACAGCACGATCCCGGCCATGCTGTCGGATCGGCGCATCAAGGCGGCGGTCAACATGGACGGCAACTTCCGCTACCCCAACGACACACCCGTCAACCGGCCGATGCTGATGCTGGGCAAGCCCAGTCACGTGCCCGGCGGACTCGACCCGACCTGGGACGAGACCTGGAGCGAACTGACCGGCTGGAAACGATGGCTGAGTGTCGACAGCGTGGAGCACCTCTCCTTCACCGACATGGCGCCGTTGGCCGAACAATTCGACATCCCGATCCAAGACCTCGACGGCGAACGGTGCGACGCCATCATCCGCGCTTACATCACCGCCCTCGTCGACAGGCATCTACGCGGACGGAACGAGCCGCTGCTGGACAGACCATCAGCGCAGTACCCGGAGGTCAGGTTCCACCAGCCGTAA